A window of the Methyloprofundus sp. genome harbors these coding sequences:
- a CDS encoding Fe-coproporphyrin III synthase yields the protein MFRLSQFMREVLHPTPLKPTRKPAAPVVIWNLIRRCNLTCKHCYTTSADIDFPNELSTENIYQVMDDLKAFKVPVLILSGGEPLLHPDIFKISQRAKDMGFYVALSSNGTLITEQNIQQIAAINYQYVGVSLDGIGATHDAFRQQKGSFDASIRGIQLCREQGIKAGIRFTLTQDNAHDFPAMLQLMDDADIDKFYLSHLNYGGRGNKNRKQDAFFSMTRETMDLLFAKCLQWEQQGTPREIVTGNNDADAVYFLHWVKRHYPKQADAIQAKLTQWGGNASGVNVANIDNLGNVHPDTFWWHYDLGNVLERPFSEIWQDTTDPLMAGLKQSPRPLKGRCRECDYQKICNGNTRVRAQQVYGDAWAEDPGCYLGDGEIIAYN from the coding sequence ATGTTTCGTCTTAGTCAATTTATGCGCGAGGTTCTCCACCCTACCCCGCTTAAACCCACTCGCAAACCAGCCGCTCCCGTGGTTATCTGGAACCTGATTCGGCGTTGCAACCTGACGTGCAAACACTGCTACACCACCTCCGCAGATATTGATTTCCCCAATGAACTCAGCACCGAAAATATCTACCAAGTCATGGACGACTTAAAAGCATTTAAAGTCCCCGTATTGATTCTATCTGGCGGTGAACCCTTATTACACCCCGATATTTTCAAAATATCACAACGCGCCAAAGACATGGGCTTCTATGTTGCCCTCTCTAGCAACGGCACCTTAATTACCGAGCAAAATATCCAACAAATAGCCGCGATTAACTATCAATATGTCGGAGTCAGCTTAGATGGTATTGGTGCCACCCATGATGCGTTTCGTCAGCAAAAAGGTTCGTTTGATGCCTCTATCCGTGGTATTCAATTATGTCGTGAGCAAGGTATTAAAGCTGGCATTCGTTTCACCTTAACCCAAGATAATGCGCATGACTTCCCCGCCATGCTGCAATTAATGGATGATGCTGATATAGATAAATTTTATTTATCGCATCTGAATTATGGTGGTCGCGGTAATAAAAACCGTAAACAAGATGCTTTTTTCAGTATGACCCGTGAGACTATGGATTTACTGTTTGCAAAATGTCTGCAATGGGAACAACAAGGTACACCACGCGAAATTGTAACGGGTAATAATGATGCCGATGCTGTGTATTTTTTGCACTGGGTCAAGCGACATTACCCAAAACAAGCGGATGCAATACAGGCCAAATTAACGCAATGGGGTGGTAATGCATCAGGGGTCAATGTCGCCAATATTGATAACTTGGGTAATGTACATCCTGATACCTTTTGGTGGCATTATGATTTGGGCAATGTATTAGAGCGGCCTTTTTCGGAAATATGGCAGGATACTACCGATCCGTTAATGGCGGGACTGAAACAATCACCTCGGCCTTTAAAGGGGCGTTGTAGGGAGTGTGATTATCAAAAGATTTGTAATGGCAATACTAGAGTCAGAGCCCAGCAAGTTTATGGCGATGCTTGGGCTGAAGATCCAGGGTGTTATTTGGGGGATGGGGAGATTATCGCTTATAACTAA
- a CDS encoding siroheme decarboxylase: MDAIDRDIINTLQAGFPICPSPYKQVAQGLNISEPELLTRLQGLLDSGFLSRFGPLFHAEQMGGALTLAAVKVPEQDFENIADTINAFPEVAHNYARSHELNMWFVLATENPAQIEQTIVKIEQQTGLQVYNMPKIHEYFVGLKLEA, translated from the coding sequence ATGGATGCTATCGACCGCGACATTATTAATACCTTACAAGCAGGCTTCCCTATCTGTCCATCTCCTTATAAACAAGTCGCACAAGGTTTAAATATTAGCGAACCAGAATTATTAACGCGCCTACAAGGTTTATTAGATTCAGGGTTTTTATCCCGTTTCGGCCCACTATTTCATGCCGAACAAATGGGCGGTGCTTTAACTTTAGCGGCCGTCAAAGTGCCCGAGCAAGACTTCGAAAACATTGCCGACACCATCAATGCTTTCCCGGAAGTAGCGCATAACTACGCACGCAGTCACGAACTCAATATGTGGTTTGTACTCGCCACCGAAAACCCTGCCCAAATTGAGCAGACTATTGTCAAAATTGAACAACAAACGGGATTACAGGTTTACAACATGCCCAAAATACATGAATACTTTGTCGGTTTAAAACTGGAAGCCTAA
- a CDS encoding siroheme decarboxylase, giving the protein MIDPIDLQLIVAIQAGLPVVARPYALIAEQLELTENEVITRLSRLKQQGLIKRLGVIVKHRRLGYQANAMVVFDMPDTLVNDKGQQISQLPFINLCYLRPRHGEQWPYNLFCMIHGKSRERVLQQLNQLISSCALQDYPYDILFSPRCFKQRGALYANKLS; this is encoded by the coding sequence ATGATAGACCCAATAGACTTACAGTTAATTGTCGCCATTCAAGCAGGCCTACCTGTTGTCGCTCGCCCTTATGCGCTGATTGCCGAGCAATTGGAGTTAACTGAAAACGAAGTCATAACACGATTAAGTCGACTCAAACAACAAGGCTTAATCAAACGTTTAGGGGTCATAGTCAAACATCGCCGTTTAGGCTATCAAGCCAATGCGATGGTGGTGTTTGATATGCCGGACACTCTGGTTAATGATAAAGGCCAACAAATTAGCCAACTGCCTTTTATCAACCTTTGTTATTTACGTCCCCGGCACGGCGAACAGTGGCCTTATAATCTATTTTGCATGATTCATGGCAAATCACGCGAGCGGGTCTTACAACAATTAAACCAACTCATTAGCAGCTGTGCTTTGCAAGACTATCCTTATGATATATTATTTAGCCCACGCTGCTTTAAACAACGTGGCGCACTATATGCTAACAAGCTATCGTAG
- a CDS encoding siroheme decarboxylase, translating to MLTPLHKQLLNNYQQEFPLSPRPYLEIANHLGVTEAEVLSAFTELAEHNYISRIGPVIPPNHIGLSTLVAMAIPAPQLSTAAAIVSSFPEVNHNYEREHRFNLWFVLIASDQQHLQSVIAKIETQTGFKTMQLPLLADYFINLGFQLDLDDTAPVTINQAEAVSA from the coding sequence ATGCTGACCCCACTACACAAACAATTACTCAACAATTACCAGCAAGAATTTCCCTTGTCGCCTAGACCTTATCTGGAAATTGCTAATCATTTGGGAGTAACGGAAGCGGAAGTACTATCAGCCTTTACTGAATTAGCCGAGCACAATTATATCAGTCGCATTGGCCCCGTGATTCCGCCGAACCATATCGGGCTGAGCACTTTGGTTGCCATGGCCATTCCTGCTCCACAATTAAGCACGGCTGCTGCAATTGTCAGCAGTTTTCCCGAGGTCAATCATAATTATGAACGCGAGCACCGCTTTAATCTCTGGTTTGTTTTAATTGCCTCTGATCAACAACATTTACAGTCAGTGATTGCTAAAATCGAAACCCAAACTGGCTTTAAAACCATGCAATTACCTTTACTAGCAGATTACTTTATTAACCTTGGTTTTCAGCTCGATTTAGACGATACCGCGCCAGTCACGATAAACCAAGCAGAAGCCGTTAGCGCATGA
- a CDS encoding protein NirF, whose translation MKQLLLTLTLLLFAQASQAELRGTGDLGIIIEREPAAIQIINTSSKLSLSKIDQLGDLSHASVVYSRDARYAFIFGRDGGLTKIDMLQDKIAKRIMQAGNSIGGAISQDGKLIAVSNYTPGGVKVFSTETLELVADIPASYAENKLSKVVGLVDAPEHKFIFSLFDAGEIWIADMNNPSQPVIQKYKEVGKQPYDALLSPDGRYYIAGLFGDRGLALLDLWSPEQGVKRILPDYGKQDEKLPVYKMPHLEGWAVAGNLMFVPAIGQHEVLVINQSTWQLVKRIPVIGQPVFVMARPDGRQVWVNFAFPDNANLQVIDVKELALIKSLTPGKAVLHMEFTPRGEHVWVSARDDNRVVVYDTSNFNELARLPANKPSGIFFSSRAHKLGL comes from the coding sequence ATGAAACAGCTACTGCTCACCTTAACTCTCTTGCTCTTTGCCCAAGCCAGCCAAGCCGAATTACGCGGTACGGGTGATTTAGGTATTATCATTGAACGCGAACCCGCCGCCATTCAAATCATCAATACTAGCAGTAAATTATCCTTAAGTAAGATAGATCAATTAGGGGATCTCTCGCATGCCTCAGTGGTGTATTCCCGTGATGCGCGTTATGCGTTTATCTTTGGGCGTGATGGTGGTTTGACTAAAATAGATATGCTGCAAGATAAAATTGCTAAACGTATTATGCAAGCGGGCAATAGCATTGGTGGAGCCATTTCCCAAGATGGCAAACTCATTGCTGTATCTAATTACACACCAGGTGGCGTTAAAGTTTTTTCTACCGAAACCTTGGAATTAGTGGCTGATATTCCTGCTAGCTATGCTGAGAACAAGTTATCGAAAGTAGTCGGTTTGGTCGATGCACCTGAACATAAGTTTATCTTCAGTTTATTTGATGCCGGTGAAATTTGGATTGCGGATATGAATAACCCCAGCCAACCCGTTATTCAGAAATATAAAGAAGTTGGTAAGCAGCCTTATGATGCGCTACTCTCACCCGATGGCCGTTATTATATTGCTGGTTTATTTGGTGATCGTGGTTTGGCATTACTAGATCTATGGTCACCCGAACAAGGCGTAAAACGTATCTTGCCCGATTATGGTAAGCAAGACGAAAAACTACCCGTTTATAAAATGCCACATTTGGAAGGTTGGGCTGTTGCGGGTAATTTAATGTTTGTGCCTGCTATCGGCCAACATGAAGTGCTGGTTATCAATCAAAGTACTTGGCAACTCGTTAAACGCATTCCAGTTATTGGCCAACCAGTCTTTGTGATGGCACGTCCTGATGGTCGGCAAGTCTGGGTGAATTTTGCCTTTCCTGATAATGCCAATTTGCAGGTCATTGATGTTAAAGAGTTAGCACTGATTAAATCATTAACCCCTGGTAAAGCAGTATTGCATATGGAATTTACCCCACGTGGTGAACATGTTTGGGTCTCTGCACGTGATGATAATCGCGTAGTGGTTTATGATACTAGCAACTTTAACGAATTGGCTCGCTTACCTGCAAATAAACCTAGTGGCATATTTTTTAGTTCGCGGGCGCATAAGTTGGGTTTGTAA
- a CDS encoding CreA protein yields MKKLLNLGAILLSTCSLYAHAEQVDCITTSWKLIGSNHKVCVQAYDDPKVQGVSCYMSQAKKGGLKGTFGLAEDPAQFSLSCRQVGEIVIKDKLPKQEVAFSEDTSLFFKETRVVRIFDTKRNTLIYVAISRKIIDGAPANSISTVPIMPWTK; encoded by the coding sequence ATGAAAAAACTCTTAAATCTTGGCGCAATCCTACTCAGCACTTGCAGCCTATACGCACATGCCGAGCAAGTCGACTGCATTACTACCTCATGGAAATTAATCGGTTCCAATCATAAAGTGTGTGTACAAGCTTATGATGACCCCAAAGTACAAGGCGTTAGTTGCTACATGAGCCAAGCCAAAAAAGGCGGCCTAAAAGGCACTTTTGGTTTGGCCGAAGACCCCGCACAATTTTCACTTTCCTGCCGACAAGTGGGGGAAATTGTTATCAAAGATAAACTACCCAAACAAGAGGTAGCCTTTAGTGAAGATACTTCATTATTTTTCAAAGAAACTCGGGTAGTGCGTATTTTTGATACCAAGCGCAATACTCTTATTTATGTGGCAATCAGTCGCAAAATAATTGATGGTGCTCCTGCTAATAGTATTTCGACCGTGCCTATTATGCCTTGGACTAAATAA
- a CDS encoding cytochrome c55X codes for MMRNKLIRCGCLCIGLLTSLPASAIEPTTARQAELRNLLKHDCGSCHGLTLKGGLGPSLLAKDLADKPNDYLVSTIQQGRSDTAMPPWQPFITEAETRWLIEKLLKNP; via the coding sequence ATGATGCGCAATAAATTAATCCGTTGCGGCTGCTTGTGCATTGGTTTGCTAACGAGCTTACCAGCAAGCGCAATTGAACCGACGACTGCACGACAAGCAGAGTTACGTAATTTGTTAAAACATGACTGTGGCTCTTGTCATGGTTTAACGTTAAAAGGTGGACTGGGGCCTTCTTTATTAGCAAAAGATTTGGCTGATAAACCTAATGACTATTTAGTCAGTACCATACAGCAAGGCCGATCCGATACAGCAATGCCTCCGTGGCAACCCTTTATAACAGAGGCTGAAACACGCTGGTTAATTGAAAAATTATTGAAAAATCCATAA
- a CDS encoding nitrite reductase (NO-forming)hydroxylamine reductase has protein sequence MTITTTLNKSILAASITLLFSSANVMAKSDNHKMHKLYQDNCASCHGADHGGYLAPALNSETLKGRSPTALRSLIMTGSFETLMPPFYGRLSDSDIRDMVKHIQTTPKLANPAWTVKDMKASLQVYVKDESTLPNKPNFKIDSMDDIIGVAARGKYGRGQGSEAVFINSKTHKIIGKVPTVTAAHIIEFNPANDRWAYVKTDTAEIYKVDLYSMQAVRSIKTGLNGPGIGISRDGKYLMAGSFVPHNAVILNADTLEPLKTFELEGIDPDGKMVSSDSGMIIGTPYADIFAIALENAGQVWIVDLKKGFPVTKIKNVGRHLHDAFLSHKGKKLMVASYDDSIVTAIDLETRKIIKKLPAGCVPHVGGGSVVKVDGRTLGFGTNFGTCDKTVVSVWDLDTMKLVKQVPVSGGTESPAAHANAPYVAVDIITKDRRARTVQLIDKKSLEVVKTLDVGGHAYFPEYSADGKFLYISAGYAGDEVIVYDSISLQKKANIQMESPAGIFSRGRVKYMTRGLSPDEME, from the coding sequence ATGACAATAACAACAACTCTAAATAAGTCCATTTTAGCCGCAAGTATCACTTTGCTGTTTAGCTCAGCAAACGTGATGGCTAAGTCTGATAATCACAAAATGCATAAGCTCTACCAAGATAACTGCGCCAGTTGTCATGGAGCTGATCACGGTGGCTACTTGGCTCCTGCTCTGAATTCCGAGACTTTAAAAGGTCGCAGCCCGACTGCTTTACGTAGTTTGATTATGACGGGTAGTTTTGAAACTTTAATGCCTCCATTCTATGGTCGTTTGTCTGATAGCGATATTCGCGACATGGTAAAGCATATTCAAACGACCCCTAAATTAGCTAACCCAGCTTGGACGGTTAAGGACATGAAGGCCTCCTTACAGGTCTATGTTAAAGATGAGTCCACATTACCGAATAAGCCGAACTTTAAAATCGACAGCATGGACGATATTATCGGAGTGGCCGCACGGGGTAAATATGGTCGTGGCCAAGGTTCGGAAGCAGTTTTTATTAACAGTAAAACGCACAAAATTATCGGCAAAGTACCTACCGTCACCGCAGCCCATATTATTGAATTCAACCCGGCTAATGATCGTTGGGCTTATGTGAAAACGGATACTGCTGAAATCTATAAAGTTGATTTATATAGCATGCAAGCGGTGCGTAGCATTAAGACTGGCTTAAATGGCCCGGGAATTGGTATTTCTCGTGATGGTAAATACCTGATGGCAGGTTCATTTGTGCCCCATAATGCAGTCATTTTAAATGCTGATACTTTAGAGCCATTAAAAACCTTTGAACTGGAAGGTATCGACCCTGATGGCAAAATGGTCAGCTCTGATTCAGGTATGATTATTGGTACACCTTATGCTGATATTTTTGCCATTGCCTTAGAAAATGCTGGTCAAGTTTGGATCGTGGATTTAAAGAAAGGTTTTCCTGTGACCAAAATCAAAAATGTCGGCCGACATTTGCATGATGCTTTCTTATCGCATAAAGGTAAAAAGTTAATGGTGGCTTCTTATGATGACAGTATTGTCACAGCCATTGATTTAGAAACACGTAAAATTATTAAAAAACTGCCAGCGGGTTGTGTTCCACATGTAGGTGGTGGTTCTGTGGTGAAAGTTGATGGCCGTACTTTAGGCTTTGGTACCAACTTCGGCACTTGTGATAAAACCGTGGTTAGTGTTTGGGATTTAGATACCATGAAACTGGTTAAGCAAGTACCTGTTTCAGGCGGTACCGAATCACCAGCTGCACATGCCAATGCACCTTATGTTGCCGTGGACATTATCACTAAAGACCGTCGCGCTCGTACCGTACAGTTAATTGATAAAAAATCATTAGAAGTAGTGAAAACTTTAGATGTTGGTGGCCATGCTTATTTTCCTGAGTACAGTGCTGATGGTAAGTTCTTATATATCAGTGCCGGCTATGCAGGCGATGAAGTGATTGTTTATGATTCAATCTCTTTGCAGAAAAAGGCGAATATCCAAATGGAAAGTCCAGCGGGTATTTTCTCACGCGGTCGTGTGAAATACATGACTCGCGGTTTATCACCTGATGAAATGGAGTAA
- a CDS encoding LysR family transcriptional regulator, putative pyruvate carboxylase regulator, protein MRATLHQLKIFQQVAELLNYSAAANKLGLTQPAVSIQLKQLEDNLGVPLFEKIGKKFFLTSAGHELNSFCIDIFSRIEHMDMKLSTIKGQLEGEFLISAVTSAKYFTPHLLGAFHKLYPKVSLHLDVANRSQVIQGLKDNTADLVIMGLVPDNMRLTRYPIIENPIVILANPSHPLALQKNIPCSELLKHNFILRENGSGTRKAFEDQLLSHNLKLTPSMVLGSSETVKQAVIADLGISVLSRHSVTLELATKCLVELDIQDFPLMRSWYVVHHETKQLSPVAQAFIDFILYQKETVDSLCNRFLETHFVSQ, encoded by the coding sequence ATGCGCGCCACACTTCATCAACTAAAAATTTTCCAACAGGTGGCTGAGTTACTAAATTACTCGGCTGCAGCAAATAAATTAGGATTAACCCAACCTGCGGTCAGCATTCAACTCAAACAACTGGAAGATAATTTAGGTGTGCCCTTATTCGAAAAAATAGGTAAGAAATTTTTTTTAACCTCGGCAGGTCATGAACTAAATTCGTTCTGTATTGATATATTTTCGCGCATAGAGCATATGGATATGAAACTGAGCACCATAAAAGGCCAGCTGGAAGGTGAGTTTCTGATCTCCGCCGTCACCAGTGCCAAATACTTTACCCCGCACCTTTTAGGCGCTTTTCATAAACTGTATCCAAAAGTCAGTTTGCACTTGGACGTGGCTAACCGTAGCCAGGTTATTCAGGGTTTAAAAGACAATACCGCCGACTTGGTCATCATGGGCTTGGTTCCGGATAATATGCGTTTGACTCGTTACCCCATTATTGAGAATCCGATCGTTATTCTTGCCAATCCATCACATCCATTAGCATTACAAAAAAATATACCTTGTAGTGAATTGCTCAAGCATAATTTTATTTTACGTGAAAATGGCTCGGGTACGCGCAAAGCCTTTGAGGATCAACTGCTAAGCCATAATTTAAAATTAACGCCTAGCATGGTATTGGGCAGTAGTGAAACCGTGAAACAGGCAGTGATAGCAGACTTAGGTATTTCGGTATTATCAAGACACAGCGTTACCTTAGAACTGGCGACAAAATGTCTGGTAGAGTTGGATATACAGGACTTCCCACTTATGCGTAGTTGGTATGTCGTGCATCATGAAACCAAACAGTTATCACCTGTTGCACAAGCATTTATTGATTTTATTCTTTATCAAAAAGAAACCGTGGATAGTTTGTGTAACAGGTTTTTGGAAACGCATTTTGTTTCACAATAG
- a CDS encoding pyruvate carboxylase subunit A, with the protein MAYPAMVVGDMLHLNLHIILLQFLWVESFIRPSLLKQFTLLNIEEKIVLSKILIANRGEIAVRIIRACRELGIRSVAAYSEADRHALHVKKADEAYCIGDDPLAGYLNPQQLVNLAKSVGCDGLHPGYGFLSENPLLAEICTQQQITFVGPSADVIRKMGDKTEARKSMTKAGVPVTPGSEGNLSGLDDAIDKADEIGYPIMLKATSGGGGRGIRRCDNEKELRQNYERVISEATKAFGSADVFMEKCIVNPRHIEVQILADSFGHAIHLYERDCSIQRRNQKLIEIAPSPQLSQEQREMIGELAVRAAKAVNYQNAGTVEFLLDSDDSFYFMEMNTRVQVEHTITEEITGIDIVQEQLRIASGLPLAIQQEEVQIKGFALQFRVNAEDPQNNFLPSFGRISRYYAPGGPGVRTDTSIYTGYELPPYYDSLCAKLVVWAQDWPRVVARGQRALDDMRLFGIKTTIPYYQEILNSDDFNSADFDTSFVDTHPELTQYSLKRDPEELATVIAAAIAIHSGF; encoded by the coding sequence ATGGCTTATCCAGCTATGGTTGTTGGGGACATGCTTCACCTCAACCTACACATAATACTTTTACAATTTCTATGGGTAGAGAGTTTTATAAGACCCTCGCTTCTAAAACAGTTCACGTTGCTCAATATTGAGGAAAAAATAGTGTTAAGCAAAATATTAATAGCCAATCGTGGCGAAATTGCGGTGCGGATCATTAGAGCCTGCCGAGAACTCGGCATACGTTCTGTCGCAGCCTATTCAGAAGCAGATAGGCATGCCTTGCATGTTAAAAAAGCGGATGAAGCATATTGTATCGGTGATGATCCACTCGCGGGTTATCTCAACCCGCAACAGTTAGTCAACCTAGCCAAATCGGTTGGTTGTGATGGTTTGCACCCAGGCTACGGGTTTTTATCCGAAAATCCATTACTCGCAGAAATCTGCACACAGCAGCAAATTACTTTTGTGGGGCCGAGTGCGGACGTTATTCGTAAAATGGGGGATAAAACCGAGGCCAGAAAAAGCATGACTAAGGCGGGAGTACCTGTTACCCCAGGTAGTGAAGGCAACTTATCTGGGCTGGATGATGCCATTGATAAAGCGGATGAGATTGGTTACCCGATTATGTTGAAAGCAACTTCGGGTGGAGGTGGGCGTGGTATTCGGCGCTGTGATAATGAAAAAGAACTGCGCCAGAATTATGAGCGAGTCATTTCAGAAGCAACTAAGGCCTTTGGCAGTGCCGATGTGTTTATGGAAAAGTGCATTGTCAATCCGCGCCATATTGAAGTACAGATATTAGCAGATAGTTTCGGGCATGCGATTCATCTTTATGAACGTGATTGTTCCATTCAACGACGTAATCAAAAGTTGATAGAAATTGCACCGTCACCACAGCTCTCACAAGAACAGCGGGAAATGATTGGCGAATTGGCGGTGCGAGCTGCTAAAGCGGTTAATTACCAAAATGCGGGAACGGTAGAATTTCTGTTAGACAGTGATGACTCATTTTATTTTATGGAAATGAATACCCGGGTGCAGGTAGAACACACCATTACCGAAGAAATTACCGGTATTGATATTGTGCAGGAACAGTTGCGCATTGCTTCTGGTTTGCCTTTGGCTATTCAGCAAGAAGAGGTGCAAATTAAAGGATTTGCATTGCAATTCCGAGTGAATGCAGAAGATCCGCAGAATAATTTTCTCCCCAGCTTTGGGCGCATCAGTCGTTATTATGCACCTGGCGGCCCTGGCGTGCGTACCGATACCTCAATTTATACGGGCTATGAGCTACCACCTTATTATGATTCGCTGTGTGCAAAACTGGTGGTTTGGGCGCAAGATTGGCCACGAGTTGTCGCGCGTGGACAAAGAGCTTTGGATGATATGCGCTTATTTGGTATTAAAACCACGATTCCCTATTATCAGGAAATCTTAAATTCAGATGACTTTAACAGTGCTGATTTTGATACTTCTTTTGTCGACACCCATCCCGAACTGACCCAATATTCACTGAAACGAGATCCGGAAGAGTTGGCAACGGTTATTGCTGCTGCTATCGCCATTCATTCAGGTTTTTAG
- a CDS encoding pyruvate carboxylase subunit B, with the protein MNTNNTQAKPSVYFTDVALRDGHQSLIATRMRTEDMLPICDKLDRAGYWSLEVWGGATFDACLRYLKEDPWERLRQLRQALPNTRLQMLLRGQNLLGYRHYADDVVEAFIAKSAANGIDVFRVFDALNDERNLQTAIKAVKSNQKHAQGTLCYTVSPVHTLDSFIELALKLEDMGCDSLAIKDMAGLLTPSATAELVSKLKGRIDLPLFLHSHDTSGMASMCQLKAIEAGCEHIDTAISSLAGGTSHPPTETMAVALRDAGYQVDLDLPLLKEIADYFKDIRKKYHQYESAYSGVDTGVLLNQVPGGMMSNLANQLKEQGALERINEVFSEIPRVRKDLGFPPLVTPTSQIVGTQAVVNVLTGTPYKTITNEVKLYLQGGYGRTPGKVDASLLAHAIGNEDVLEVRPADLLSNEMDKLRADTAAFAKSEEDVLVYAMFPDIGQSFLEERESGTLNPEPLLAPEQATAQAAAPLATEFNISLHGETYNIQLMGAGPHEQHQRHLYLTVDGIPEEVLLEPLNEYTAQTELGRPSSNGPGDISTSMPGNVVDIMVKEGDKVAIGDPLFVIEVMKMETEIKAQVEGHVAAVHIQKGDRVTPGEALIQIEI; encoded by the coding sequence ATGAACACAAATAATACCCAAGCCAAGCCCTCTGTTTATTTTACTGATGTGGCTTTACGTGATGGCCATCAATCATTGATCGCAACGCGTATGCGTACTGAAGATATGCTGCCTATTTGCGATAAATTGGACCGTGCAGGTTATTGGTCGCTGGAAGTATGGGGCGGCGCAACCTTTGACGCTTGTCTGCGTTATTTAAAAGAAGATCCGTGGGAGCGTTTACGCCAGTTACGCCAAGCTTTACCTAATACGCGTTTGCAAATGTTGTTGCGTGGTCAGAATCTATTGGGCTATCGTCATTATGCGGATGACGTAGTAGAGGCGTTTATTGCCAAGAGTGCTGCAAATGGCATTGATGTGTTTAGGGTATTTGATGCCCTAAACGATGAGCGTAATCTGCAAACTGCTATTAAGGCGGTTAAAAGCAATCAAAAGCATGCGCAAGGCACGTTATGTTATACCGTCAGTCCTGTACATACCTTGGATAGTTTTATAGAACTGGCTTTAAAGCTGGAAGATATGGGCTGTGACAGCCTGGCTATTAAGGATATGGCGGGGTTATTGACCCCGTCAGCGACTGCAGAGTTGGTTAGTAAATTGAAGGGGCGTATCGATTTACCTTTATTCCTACATTCACACGATACATCAGGCATGGCTAGCATGTGTCAGTTAAAAGCGATTGAAGCGGGTTGTGAACATATAGATACGGCTATTTCCAGTTTAGCAGGTGGTACTAGTCACCCACCTACCGAAACTATGGCGGTTGCTTTGCGTGATGCAGGGTATCAGGTAGATCTAGATTTACCATTACTAAAAGAAATTGCAGATTATTTTAAAGACATCCGCAAAAAATACCACCAGTATGAAAGTGCTTATTCAGGTGTTGATACGGGCGTATTGTTGAATCAAGTGCCTGGTGGCATGATGTCTAATCTGGCTAATCAGCTAAAAGAGCAGGGTGCATTAGAGCGGATAAATGAGGTATTCTCAGAAATTCCTCGAGTACGTAAGGATTTGGGATTTCCGCCGCTAGTCACGCCTACCTCACAAATTGTCGGTACGCAGGCAGTGGTGAATGTATTGACAGGTACACCGTATAAAACCATTACTAATGAAGTAAAGCTGTATCTGCAAGGTGGCTATGGGCGTACCCCTGGCAAAGTGGATGCGAGTTTGCTTGCGCATGCCATCGGTAATGAGGATGTGCTTGAGGTTCGTCCTGCTGATTTGTTAAGCAATGAAATGGATAAATTGCGGGCTGATACCGCTGCTTTTGCCAAAAGTGAAGAAGATGTTCTGGTTTATGCGATGTTTCCTGATATAGGGCAGTCATTTTTGGAAGAACGTGAATCGGGCACACTAAATCCAGAGCCATTACTGGCACCTGAGCAAGCAACTGCACAAGCTGCCGCGCCGTTAGCGACCGAGTTTAATATCAGTTTGCACGGTGAAACTTATAATATTCAATTAATGGGTGCAGGCCCACATGAACAACATCAACGGCATTTGTATTTGACGGTTGATGGTATTCCTGAAGAAGTGTTGTTAGAGCCTTTAAATGAATACACGGCACAGACTGAATTGGGTCGACCTTCCAGTAATGGCCCTGGGGATATTAGTACCTCAATGCCAGGTAATGTCGTGGATATAATGGTTAAAGAAGGCGATAAAGTGGCCATTGGTGATCCGTTATTTGTGATCGAAGTGATGAAAATGGAAACGGAAATTAAAGCGCAGGTTGAAGGTCATGTAGCGGCTGTGCATATTCAAAAGGGAGATCGGGTAACGCCAGGAGAGGCTTTGATTCAAATTGAAATTTAA